The Candidatus Neomarinimicrobiota bacterium genome includes a window with the following:
- a CDS encoding YbbR-like domain-containing protein — MARAASKRKSIYHDLIYKLVAVGLAVILWFFSISNSQFEANAEFPIEIRNIQEGKTLSQEAPQTATIRFKGTGRALAKLYLFLPFSKSKLVLDLVMVRQRYTFYLDEYLRRNPQRISIPIPGIRESLEFVEVVQPDSIQIVLSDYKEKWVLVRPQITIDIAPGYTQVGEIVVTPPQVLVRGAAEAVNQVNEVLTSRRTYRMVAEPLEITVGLWHPAPGRILAIEPLNVTLSVDVQMIGERRLTDVPVKVMNVPGNLSVLVGPSSVALTVTGGVDYLANLDDEAVEVFIDYQSQWSPTNLMVEPQVRLGPNLLEYRDLVPKQLEIITTRPTP; from the coding sequence ATGGCGCGTGCTGCCTCGAAGCGAAAATCTATCTACCATGACCTGATCTATAAACTGGTCGCTGTAGGGCTGGCTGTTATACTATGGTTCTTTTCCATCAGCAACAGTCAATTCGAGGCGAACGCTGAATTTCCCATAGAAATCAGGAACATCCAGGAAGGGAAGACGCTCAGCCAGGAGGCGCCCCAAACCGCCACTATACGCTTCAAGGGAACCGGTCGCGCGTTAGCCAAACTGTACCTGTTCCTCCCGTTTTCCAAGTCCAAGCTGGTGCTTGATTTGGTGATGGTGCGGCAGCGATACACCTTCTATCTGGATGAATATCTCCGCCGAAATCCCCAACGCATCTCCATACCTATTCCTGGTATTCGGGAAAGCCTCGAATTTGTCGAGGTAGTGCAGCCTGACAGCATCCAGATTGTATTGAGTGATTATAAGGAAAAGTGGGTGCTGGTACGACCGCAGATCACTATCGATATTGCGCCGGGCTATACCCAGGTCGGCGAGATCGTTGTTACCCCTCCCCAAGTCCTTGTCAGGGGCGCGGCCGAGGCTGTCAACCAGGTGAATGAAGTGCTGACCAGCCGGCGCACCTATCGTATGGTGGCCGAACCACTTGAGATTACGGTCGGACTCTGGCACCCGGCCCCGGGAAGAATTCTGGCCATTGAGCCATTGAATGTCACCCTGAGTGTGGATGTCCAGATGATCGGGGAACGCCGGCTTACCGATGTGCCGGTGAAAGTGATGAACGTCCCCGGGAATTTGAGTGTCTTGGTGGGGCCTTCATCAGTGGCCTTAACAGTCACTGGTGGGGTCGACTATCTTGCCAACCTGGACGATGAGGCGGTGGAGGTGTTTATCGACTACCAGAGCCAATGGTCACCTACGAACCTGATGGTGGAACCGCAAGTCCGGCTGGGCCCGAATCTCCTGGAATACCGCGACCTGGTACCCAAACAGCTGGAGATCATTACAACCCGTCCGACGCCGTGA
- the tsaD gene encoding tRNA (adenosine(37)-N6)-threonylcarbamoyltransferase complex transferase subunit TsaD yields the protein MIVLGIESSCDETAAAVVVDGSLLSNIVAAQMVHAPYGGVVPEVASRLHERHIVPVVDQALTAAGISLQDLNGIAVTYGPGLAGALVVGLNFAKGLAQALDVPLVGVDHMEGHLWANFLERPPTDDSYPYLCLFVSGGHTHLWRVDGPGQYTLLGRTLDDAAGEAFDKGARLLGLGYPGGPAIESAARGGDPRAVDFPRPLKGSKGCDFSFSGLKTALFYYLKNLNASALRERRQHIAAAYQEAVVDSLLDRLQRSVQLTGLSRICIAGGVSANARLRHRLDAWAEADNLTISYPPLEFCTDNAAMIAMAGYMRLLAGVRSNLDLEVNPNLSLADHAQG from the coding sequence GTGATCGTCCTTGGCATTGAGAGTAGTTGTGATGAGACGGCGGCGGCGGTGGTGGTTGATGGCTCCCTGCTTTCCAATATTGTAGCTGCCCAGATGGTTCATGCCCCCTATGGGGGCGTGGTGCCCGAAGTTGCCTCCCGGCTACATGAACGCCATATTGTGCCAGTGGTAGATCAGGCTTTGACCGCCGCTGGCATTTCGCTCCAGGACCTCAATGGCATTGCCGTAACCTATGGCCCGGGGCTGGCCGGAGCCTTGGTGGTAGGCCTTAATTTTGCCAAGGGACTGGCCCAAGCGCTGGACGTGCCGCTGGTTGGAGTAGACCATATGGAAGGCCACCTATGGGCCAATTTTCTTGAGCGACCACCGACCGACGACAGCTATCCTTATCTCTGCCTGTTTGTCAGCGGGGGGCATACTCATCTCTGGCGGGTCGATGGCCCGGGGCAATATACGCTGCTGGGGCGTACTCTGGACGATGCTGCTGGGGAAGCCTTTGATAAAGGGGCCCGCTTGTTGGGCCTGGGATATCCGGGCGGTCCCGCCATTGAGTCTGCTGCCAGGGGTGGCGACCCACGGGCCGTTGATTTTCCCAGACCCTTGAAGGGATCAAAGGGATGTGACTTTTCCTTTAGCGGGCTGAAAACAGCCTTATTCTACTACCTGAAAAATCTCAACGCATCGGCCCTGCGTGAACGCCGACAGCACATCGCTGCTGCTTACCAGGAAGCGGTGGTGGATAGTCTCCTGGACCGGCTTCAACGAAGTGTACAACTGACGGGGTTAAGTCGGATCTGCATTGCAGGGGGAGTGTCAGCCAATGCGCGCCTGCGCCACCGCTTGGACGCCTGGGCCGAAGCAGACAACCTCACCATCTCCTATCCACCTTTGGAATTTTGCACCGACAATGCTGCCATGATTGCCATGGCCGGCTATATGCGCCTGCTCGCTGGGGTTCGGTCTAACCTTGATCTGGAAGTGAATCCTAATTTGAGCCTTGCCGACCATGCCCAAGGTTGA